Part of the Labrenzia sp. PHM005 genome is shown below.
ACAGGAATAGCCATTGGAGAATTCAACATGCTTCGTTCTGCCATTGCTGCAGCTGCAATGATTTTCGCGCTCCCTGTTGCCGCCGAACCTGTTCGTTTTGCGGTCACCGACATCGAGGGCCTGGAAGCCCTGCAGCAGGAATTTTCTGCCTTTGAAAAGGCTCTGGAAGACACAACAGGCTTGGACATCGAACTGTTTCCGGTCAGCTCCCGGACGTCTGCCGTTGAGTCCATAAACCAGAAAAAGGTCGATCTGGTTCTGACCGGTCCGGCAGAATATGTGGTGATGAAGGAACTGACCAACGCAGAAATCGTTGTCGCTTGGCAGCGCCCGAACTACTTCGCCCAGATCGTGGTGATGGCAGAAGGTGAGATTGACGGGCCGCAGGACCTCAAAGGCAAGACCGTGACCTTCGGCAGTGTCGGTTCAACCTCTCAGCACCTTGGCCCGGCGCAGGTTCTGGCAGATTTCGGTCTTGCTTACGGCACTGACTACACACCGCAGATCATTTCCCGCAACGTGGCCATCGAAGCCCTGATCCGCGGCGATGTGCAGGCCGTTGGCATGAATGACAGCCACCTGCGCCGCATTCGCGATGCGTTTCCTGGCGAAGCCTTCAAGGTCATTGCCCGGGGCCGTGATCTTCCGAACGACATCCTGGTCGCTCGCCCAGACATGGATCGGGATGCTTTGGAAAAAATCAAGTCGGCATTTCTGGAAAACAGCGGAGCTCTCATGGCTGCTGTTCTGAAGGGCGAAGACAACCAAAAATACGGTGGTGGCTTCTTCCTGACCGGCGTGAACGATGAGAACTACAACTACGTTCGCGACATGTATCAGACCATTGGTGTCGACACCTCTTCATTCGTTGGTGACTAACCACGTCTGGAAGATACCGGGAGCGCGGGTGATCGCGCTCCTTTCCGGCGCTTTCGCTGTGTCTTGCACCGGAAATTGACACCAAGAATCCTGAGGACTGCGCGGTGCTTCACACGCCTCTCAACGATATCAAAGATGTTGCGATTGCAACGTCGGCACTTAAGAAACAGTACAAGAATGGCCAGATCCCCGTCCTGAAGGGTGTCGACTTGACCATTCGCCATGGCGAGCGGGTCGCGTTGATTGGCTCAAACGGCAGCGGCAAATCAACTTTGTTAAAGTGCCTTATCGGGCTGCATGCTGTGAATGAGGGATCGGTCCAAACATTGGGTGAAACCTTTGGCTCCATGCCGACCGCTGAGCAGCGCTCGCAATTGCGCAAGCAGACCGGTTTTGTGTTCCAAAAACACTGTCTGGTGAAACGGCACTCGGTTCTGAGCAACGTTGTCCACGGCATGCTGGGTTTGCCCGGCAGTTGGCGTGCGTTCACTCAGGCAACGGCCCCCACCAGTTGGCGCGCGAAGGCCATGTCTGCCCTTGAAGATGTAAATCTGGCCGACAGGGCGCGGAGCCGGGCCGATGCGTTGTCAGGAGGGCAGCAACAGCGCGTTGCAATTGCGCGCGCAATCGTGCGCGGGCCGCGGCTGATCATTGCCGATGAACCGGCGGCAAGCCTAGATCCGGTGTCTGGCGCAGACGTTATGTGTCTGTTTTCCGAACTTGCCCAGGCGCATGGGATTACTTTGCTTTTCACCAGCCATGACATGGAACACGCTGCGGCTTATTCGGATCGGATCGTGGCTTTGAAGAGTGGGCAGATCCTGTTTGACAAAGCCTCGCGTGAGGTCTGTGACCAAGACCTTCGGGACACATTCCAATGAGTGGTGTGTCCCCGGACCTTCGGTCCCGTTTTTCGGGAATGTCATCGATCAACTTCGTCCTGATCCTTGTTGTTGCCGCGATTGTTCTGAGTTCCATCAACTCTGTTGCACCCTCCGTAGGTCAATTGGCGGATGGGTTGCCGAGTATGGTCAATCTGCTCGATCGAATGTGGCCGCCCAATACGGAAGCCAATTTCCTGACGCGGGTGGGATTGCGTCTGATCGAGACGTTTCAAATCGCCTTGGCGGGTGCTGCCATCGGGATCGCTCTCAGTCTTCCGATTGGATGGCTGGCAGCGAAAAAAGTGTCTCCCATCGGTCCGGCATCCTGGTTGGTGAAAGCCATCATTTCTCTCCTTCGAACTATTCCGGATCTGGTTTGGGCGCTTTTGTTTGTGGTAACCGTCGGGCTTGGCGCCGTTGCGGGCACCATGACGATCGTTGTGGACACGATCGGGTTTTGCGGTCGTTTTTTTGCGGAAGCCATGGAAGACGCCGACAAGGAGCCACAGGAAGCGCTCGCAGCAATCGGCGCGAACAAGGTGTCCATCCTCATGGGCGGAATATTGCCGGATGCCGCACCATCAATGATCAACACCGCCCTGTTTGCGTTGGAAAAGGCTATCCGGTCGTCCGTTGTTCTCGGTCTTGTTGGTGCTGGTGGGATCGGTCAGGAATTGAAGGCGGCCTTCGATCTATTCCAGTACAAGAACGCGTCGGCGATTATCCTGGTGATCTTTGTGATCGTGCTCGTAATGGAGTTCATCACCGACTGGCTGCGAAGCAAATTGCAGTAGAGGTGCTATGGCACAGGCTGTGCTTTGATCCCACAAGTGTCCACAATCGAGTTAAGCCGCGGGCAGCCAGTGCCAGCTTAAACTCCTGGGGCAGTTCAGCATTTGTGTGTGTTACAACGATACTAATTCGAGGGCTCCCGATTAGAAATCACAGAAGATGATCACTGTCTCATCGAGGTAGCTTGGGTCTATGAGTGCGCTTTTAAAAAAGAGCGCCTATTCAGAATGAAGATTTACCGATTGCTTCGGTTCGACCGTCGTAGAGAACGATGCGACTCGAAATTCTGCAACACATGAGACCGCATTGGTCAACAGATTCAGTTTGCGGCTCCAACCGTTTTTTTACCTGACAGTTTGATGTTTGTGGGTTGGCAGACCTACCCCAGATCGACTGTTTTTTTGGAAAACTCAACAGCATTAACCATAGGGATTGAAACCGGTTTTCATGGGCGGACAATGCACCTAGTGTGCGGTTAACTATCTATTAATCATACACGTACGGCTGATGGCGCGACTATATGAAAGCAGGAAAAGGATCCTGGTGACC
Proteins encoded:
- the phnE gene encoding phosphonate ABC transporter, permease protein PhnE, which translates into the protein MSGVSPDLRSRFSGMSSINFVLILVVAAIVLSSINSVAPSVGQLADGLPSMVNLLDRMWPPNTEANFLTRVGLRLIETFQIALAGAAIGIALSLPIGWLAAKKVSPIGPASWLVKAIISLLRTIPDLVWALLFVVTVGLGAVAGTMTIVVDTIGFCGRFFAEAMEDADKEPQEALAAIGANKVSILMGGILPDAAPSMINTALFALEKAIRSSVVLGLVGAGGIGQELKAAFDLFQYKNASAIILVIFVIVLVMEFITDWLRSKLQ
- a CDS encoding PhnD/SsuA/transferrin family substrate-binding protein produces the protein MLRSAIAAAAMIFALPVAAEPVRFAVTDIEGLEALQQEFSAFEKALEDTTGLDIELFPVSSRTSAVESINQKKVDLVLTGPAEYVVMKELTNAEIVVAWQRPNYFAQIVVMAEGEIDGPQDLKGKTVTFGSVGSTSQHLGPAQVLADFGLAYGTDYTPQIISRNVAIEALIRGDVQAVGMNDSHLRRIRDAFPGEAFKVIARGRDLPNDILVARPDMDRDALEKIKSAFLENSGALMAAVLKGEDNQKYGGGFFLTGVNDENYNYVRDMYQTIGVDTSSFVGD
- a CDS encoding phosphonate ABC transporter ATP-binding protein codes for the protein MLHTPLNDIKDVAIATSALKKQYKNGQIPVLKGVDLTIRHGERVALIGSNGSGKSTLLKCLIGLHAVNEGSVQTLGETFGSMPTAEQRSQLRKQTGFVFQKHCLVKRHSVLSNVVHGMLGLPGSWRAFTQATAPTSWRAKAMSALEDVNLADRARSRADALSGGQQQRVAIARAIVRGPRLIIADEPAASLDPVSGADVMCLFSELAQAHGITLLFTSHDMEHAAAYSDRIVALKSGQILFDKASREVCDQDLRDTFQ